From Schizosaccharomyces pombe strain 972h- genome assembly, chromosome: II, the proteins below share one genomic window:
- the mxr2 gene encoding peptide-methionine (R)-S-oxide reductase Mxr2: MGFPLEKSEDEWKKELGPEKYRIMRQKGTEHPGAGRFTHQFPKQGVFVCAACKELLYKASTKFESHCGWPAFFDNLPGKVKRIEDNSYGMHRVEAVCANCGGHLGHIFKGEGYSNPTDERHCINSASLEFHNEATNDN, encoded by the coding sequence ATGGGATTTCCATTGGAAAAAAGCGAAGATGAATGGAAAAAGGAGCTAGGTCCTGAGAAGTATCGAATTATGAGACAAAAGGGTACTGAGCACCCAGGTGCAGGACGATTCACTCATCAGTTCCCTAAACAGGGCGTTTTTGTTTGCGCTGCATGTAAAGAGCTTCTTTATAAAGCTAGCACAAAGTTTGAAAGCCATTGTGGATGGCCTGCGTTTTTCGATAATTTACCTGGAAAGGTGAAACGCATTGAAGACAACTCTTATGGAATGCATCGTGTAGAAGCAGTTTGTGCCAACTGTGGTGGTCATTTAGGCcatatttttaaaggagAAGGTTATTCTAATCCTACTGACGAACGCCATTGTATAAATTCGGCGAGTTTGGAATTCCATAATGAGGCAACAAATGACAATTGA
- the rad3 gene encoding ATR checkpoint kinase Rad3, producing MSQHAKRKAGSLDLSPRGLDDRQAFGQLLKEVLALDKEHELGRSNSLPSMTSELVEVLIEVGLLAFKHDDSKSEFISPKMLKEAHLSLQALMLILKRSPTVLREIKSSVTLLDWILPRTISLFADIRFIKLFDSLKEFHKLIYQLISEKSFLWDLYASFMRYWKYYITNVSSIVLQITNATFPYKMPSPNSQPLQSITPNYPTHREDKFDLLIINIEEACTFFFESAHFFAQCSYLKKSNFPSPPLFTAWTWIKPCFFNFVILLKRISIGDSQLFLHLHSRIVQTLCCFSLNFIYHGLPICEKSKHILMSSINLTLGSLKKTYTVANTAISLFFLSLFVLPKTVAGLFYPFGVSLLSDFKVLEQLEPDSDLKKAIILFKCRYQSSEIDQTTLRAFGEICTGKLENTLFSNSELNLFLLHYLSLDNDLSNILKVDFQNGHNICTFAKWCINNNLDEPSNLKHFREMLDYYSSHNVTISEDDLKNFSLVLCTHVAKVNEKTNSIFRTYEVHGCEVCNSFCLLFDERSLFKIPYHELFCALLKNPDIISSSVKQSLLLDGFFRWSQHCSNFNKESMLSLREFIMKALASTSRCLRVVAAKVLPIFIKGPNNLDIVEFHKESKALIFNTLKILAVENTAILETVILSWISLSRVVEEEELHFVLLEVISSVINSGIFYQGIGLSALQQIASTRHISVWQLLSPYWPTVSVAIVQGMGKKPNIASLFAQLMNISEGDFLIRTQAYTLPFLVLTKNKALIVRIAELSQSDVATLCLTNMHKILASLLTTDHPNLEESVMLLLSLATSDFEKVDLTSLLRSDPISITVELLQLYQNDVPHEKIENALRKVAMIVSQVVNDEDLSNKELLYDFFNNHILGILAEFSNILNDLKGKTSINEKIKTIVGIEKMLSLCGGAVKLGLPQILSNLQSAFQNEHLRFYAIKAWFSLILATKEPEYSSIAGLSLVILPPLFPYLEPQEAELVIQIFDFISSDTHKCLQGLKWAIPTSLDSACFSLKAKEIFCSLQNEDFYSELQSIIKCLTNENEPVCYLGLQKLELFFQAKVDELHDTLNLDISNEVLDQLLRCLLDCCVKYASTNMQISYLAAKNLGELGAIDPSRAKAQHIIKETVVLDNFENGEESLKFILDFMQSQLIPAFLVTTDTKAQGFLAYALQEFLKLGGFKSAVINKKKGLTVVTEHWMSLPDLSKRVLIPFLTSKYHLTPIPKIDIRYPIYKENVTIHTWMQLFSLKLMEYAHSQNAEKIFGICSKVVKDQEVNIPCFLLPFLVLNVILTESELEVNKVIEEFQLVINQPGPDGLNSVGQQRYTSFVDVFFKIVDYLNKWLRMRKKRNWDRRSAIARKENRYMSVEDATSRESSISKVESFLSRFPSKTLGIVSLNCGFHARALFYWEQHIRNATAPYAALESDYRVLQEIYAGIDDPDEIEAVSLNFHDYSFDQQLLLHENSGTWDSALSCYEIIIQKDPENKKAKIGLLNSMLQSGHYESLVLSLDSFIINDNHEYSKMLNLGIEASWRSLSIDSLKKCLSKSNLESFEAKLGSIFYQYLRKDSFAELTERLQPLYVDAATAIANTGAHSAYDCYDILSKLHAINDFSRIAETDGIVSDNLDIVLRRRLSQVAPYGKFKHQILSTHLVGYEKFENTKKTAEIYLEIARISRKNGQFQRAFNAILKAMDLDKPLATIEHAQWWWHQGQHRKAISELNFSLNNNMFDLVDEHEERPKNRKETLGNPLKGKVFLKLTKWLGKAGQLGLKDLETYYHKAVEIYSECENTHYYLGHHRVLMYEEEQKLPVNEQSERFLSGELVTRIINEFGRSLYYGTNHIYESMPKLLTLWLDFGAEELRLSKDDGEKYFREHIISSRKKSLELMNSNVCRLSMKIPQYFFLVALSQMISRVCHPNNKVYKILEHIIANVVASYPGETLWQLMATIKSTSQKRSLRGKSILNVLHSRKLSMSSKVDIKALSQSAILITEKLINLCNTRINSKSVKMSLKDHFRLSFDDPVDLVIPAKSFLDITLPAKDANRASHYPFPKTQPTLLKFEDEVDIMNSLQKPRKVYVRGTDGNLYPFLCKPKDDLRKDARLMEFNNLICKILRKDQEANRRNLCIRTYVVIPLNEECGFIEWVNHTRPFREILLKSYRQKNIPISYQEIKVDLDFALRSPNPGDIFEKKILPKFPPVFYEWFVESFPEPNNWVTSRQNYCRTLAVMSIVGYVLGLGDRHGENILFDEFTGEAIHVDFNCLFDKGLTFEKPEKVPFRLTHNMVDAMGPTGYEGGFRKASEITMRLLRSNQDTLMSVLESFLHDPLVEWNRKKSSSKYPNNEANEVLDIIRKKFQGFMPGETIPLSIEGQIQELIKSAVNPKNLVEMYIGWAAYF from the coding sequence ATGAGCCAACACGCAAAAAGGAAAGCTGGGTCACTCGATCTTTCACCCAGAGGCTTAGATGACAGACAGGCTTTCGGACagcttttgaaagaagtATTAGCATTAGACAAAGAACATGAGTTAGGTAGAAGTAATTCTTTACCATCTATGACCTCCGAGCTTGTTGAAGTTTTAATTGAAGTTGGTCTTCTAGCTTTTAAACATGATGATTCAAAATCTGAATTTATCTCTCCTAAGATGCTAAAAGAAGCCCATCTCTCTCTACAAGCGTTAATGCTAATCTTAAAAAGGTCTCCGACAGTTTTGCGGGAGATTAAATCATCTGTTACTCTTTTGGATTGGATTTTACCCAGGACTATATCATTGTTTGCTGATATTCGTTTTATTAAGTTATTTGACTCATTAAAAGAGTTTCATAAGCTAATTTATCAGCTAATCAGTGAAAAGTCATTCCTATGGGACTTATATGCTTCGTTTATGCGTTATtggaaatattatattacaaacGTTTCTTCTATAGTTCTCCAAATCACTAATGCTACATTCCCTTACAAGATGCCCTCACCCAATTCTCAACCATTGCAGAGTATCACCCCAAATTATCCAACCCATCGAGAGGACAAATTTGATTTACTTATCATTAATATAGAGGAGGCTTGtacatttttctttgaaagtgCCCATTTTTTTGCACAATGCTcatatttaaagaaatccAATTTTCCTAGTCCACCTCTCTTTACAGCGTGGACTTGGATCAAGccatgtttttttaattttgttattttattaaaacgAATCAGCATCGGAGACTCACAGCTCTTTCTACATTTGCATTCACGTATAGTCCAAACTTTATGCTGTTTTTCCttgaattttatatatCATGGCCTTCCCATTTGTGAAAAATCtaaacatattttaatgTCCTCCATCAACTTAACATTGGGATCATTGAAGAAAACTTATACAGTTGCTAATACTGCTatatctcttttttttctctctttatttgttttaccCAAAACTGTAGCTGGTCTATTCTATCCTTTTGGGGTTTCCTTACTTTCTGACTTCAAGGTATTAGAGCAACTTGAACCAGATTCTGATCTCAAAAAGGcaataatattatttaagTGCAGATACCAAAGTTCAGAAATAGATCAAACAACTCTCCGTGCTTTTGGCGAAATTTGTACTGGTAAACTTGAAAACACGTTGTTTTCTAACTCTGAATtaaacctttttcttttacattATCTTTCCTTGGACAATGACTTGTCAAATATTCTTAAAGTGGATTTCCAGAATGGTCATAACATATGTACATTTGCAAAATGGTGTATAAACAACAACTTAGATGAACCGTCTAATTTAAAGCACTTTCGTGAAATGTTAGATTATTATAGCTCTCATAATGTTACAATAAGTGAGGACGACCTGAAGAACTTCTCTTTAGTTTTGTGTACTCATGTTGCAAAGGTGAATGAGAAAACAAATAGTATTTTCCGCACATATGAAGTACATGGTTGTGAAGTTTGTAActcattttgtttactatttGATGAGCGGTCGCTCTTTAAAATTCCTTATCACGAATTGTTTTGTGCATTGCTAAAAAATCCCGACATAATTTCCTCTTCTGTTAAACAATCATTGTTGCTTGATGGCTTTTTTCGGTGGAGCCAGCATTGCTCAAACTTTAATAAAGAATCAATGTTAAGTTTAAGAGAATTTATTATGAAAGCATTAGCCAGTACTTCAAGATGTTTACGTGTTGTTGCTGCAAAAGTTTTGCCCATTTTCATTAAGGGACCTAATAATCTTGATATAGTTGAATTTCACAAGGAAAGTAAAGCCTTGATTTTTAATACGTTGAAAATATTGGCGGTGGAAAATACAGCTATTTTAGAAACGGTCATTCTTTCCTGGATCTCCTTATCTAGAGTGgtagaagaagaagaattacATTTTGTACTATTGGAAGTTATATCTTCTGTGATAAACAGCGGAATATTTTATCAAGGCATTGGTCTCAGCGCTCTGCAACAAATTGCCTCGACGCGTCATATATCCGTTTGGCAATTACTTTCTCCATATTGGCCAACAGTGTCCGTTGCGATTGTCCAAGGTATGGGTAAAAAACCGAACATAGCCAGTTTATTTGCTCAGCTTATGAATATTTCCGAGGGCGATTTTCTTATTCGAACACAGGCGTACACTTTACCATTCCTTGTACTTACTAAAAACAAAGCGTTAATAGTACGTATAGCTGAACTTTCACAAAGTGATGTTGCTACTTTGTGCCTTACCAATATGCATAAAATCCTTGCTTCGCTACTTACTACGGATCATCCTAATTTGGAAGAGAGTGTGatgcttcttctttcacTGGCCACTtctgattttgaaaaagttgatttaACGTCTTTGTTACGCTCTGATCCTATTTCTATTACTGTGGAGTTGTTACAGCTTTATCAGAATGATGTTCctcatgaaaaaattgaaaatgctttAAGAAAGGTAGCAATGATTGTCTCTCAAGTGGTTAATGACGAAGACTTGAGCAATAAGGAATTActttatgatttttttaataatcaCATTTTGGGTATCTTAGCAGAATTTTCTAATATCCTTAACGACCTGAAAGGAAAGACTTcaattaatgaaaagatTAAGACAATTGTCGgcattgaaaaaatgttatCTTTATGTGGAGGTGCAGTCAAACTTGGATTACCACAGATACTTTCTAATTTACAAAgtgcttttcaaaatgagcACTTAAGGTTTTATGCAATCAAAGCTTGGTTCAGTTTGATATTAGCAACCAAGGAGCCCGAGTATAGTTCAATTGCTGGTTTAAGTCTTGTAATTTTACCTCCTTTATTCCCTTATTTAGAACCACAAGAAGCAGAGCTAGtaattcaaatatttgattttatttcttctgaCACACACAAGTGCCTACAAGGATTAAAGTGGGCTATCCCCACCAGTCTGGATTCAGCGTGCTTTAGCCTTAAGGCTAAAGAAATATTCTGTTCGCTTcaaaatgaagatttttACTCTGAGCTTCAAAGTATAATTAAGTGTTTAACTAACGAAAATGAGCCAGTTTGTTATTTAggtttacaaaaattagaacttttttttcaagccAAGGTGGACGAGTTACATGACACACTAAATTTGGACATATCCAACGAAGTTCTGGACCAATTACTAAGATGCCTTTTAGATTGTTGTGTAAAATATGCTTCAACAAATATGCAAATATCATATCTTGCTGCAAAAAATCTTGGTGAATTGGGTGCGATAGATCCCAGCCGCGCCAAGGCTCAAcatattattaaagaaacaGTTGTTCTTGATAACTTTGAAAACGGAGAAGAAAGTTTGAAGTTTATTCTAGATTTTATGCAATCGCAGTTAATTCCAGCTTTCCTTGTTACTACTGATACTAAAGCACAAGGTTTTCTTGCCTATGCTCTGCAAGAGTTTCTAAAGCTTGGTGGATTCAAGTCCGCAGtgattaataaaaaaaagggacTAACTGTGGTAACAGAACATTGGATGTCTTTGCCTGATTTATCCAAACGTGTGCTTATACCATTTTTAACTTCCAAGTATCATTTAACACCAATCCCCAAAATTGACATTCGGTACCCtatttataaagaaaatgttacTATTCATACTTGGATGCAGTTGTTTTCTCTTAAATTGATGGAGTACGCCCATTCGCAAAACgctgaaaaaatatttggtATTTGTTCGAAAGTAGTGAAAGACCAAGAGGTTAACATTCCctgttttcttcttccctttcttgttttaaatGTTATTTTAACCGAGTCAGAACTGGAAGTTAATAAAGTCATTGAAGAATTCCAGCTTGTTATTAATCAACCGGGACCTGATGGATTAAATTCCGTGGGGCAACAAAGATACACCTCATTTGTagatgtattttttaagattgTGGATTACCTTAACAAATGGCTTCGCATGCGAAAGAAGAGGAATTGGGATAGACGTTCTGCCATTGCAAGGAAAGAGAACCGTTATATGTCGGTGGAAGATGCTACCTCTCGAGAATCATCGATCTCAAAAGTTGAGTCATTTCTTTCTCgatttccttcaaaaacaTTAGGTATTGTCTCTTTAAATTGTGGATTTCATGCTCGTGCATTGTTTTATTGGGAGCAACACATACGTAATGCTACAGCTCCATATGCAGCTTTAGAGTCCGATTATAGAGTTTTGCAGGAAATATATGCTGGAATTGATGATCCAGATGAAATCGAAGCAGTGTCTTTAAATTTCCATGATTACTCGTTTGATCAACAACTCCTTTTACATGAAAATTCAGGAACATGGGACTCGGCTTTGAGTTGTTACGaaattattattcaaaaggatcctgaaaataaaaaggcGAAAATCGGTTTGCTTAACAGCATGCTGCAATCGGGGCATTATGAATCTCTTGTTTTGAGTTTAGATTCTTTTATAATCAATGACAACCACGAGTATTCGAAGATGTTAAATTTGGGTATTGAAGCTTCATGGCGTTCGCTATCTATTGATTCGTTAAAAAAGTGtctttcaaaaagcaaCTTGGAATCTTTCGAAGCTAAATTGGGTAGCATATTTTACCAATACCTACGGAAGGATTCTTTTGCTGAATTGACGGAGCGGCTGCAACCCTTGTACGTTGATGCTGCTACAGCAATTGCAAACACAGGCGCCCATTCAGCCTATGATTGTTATGATATTTTATCTAAGCTGCACGCAATTAATGACTTTAGTAGGATTGCTGAAACTGACGGAATTGTTTCCGACAATCTTGATATTGTTCTTCGCCGTCGGCTTAGCCAAGTAGCTCCGTACGGTAAATTCAAGCACCAAATCCTGTCCACTCACTTAGTTGGctatgaaaaatttgaaaacacGAAGAAAACTGCTGAAATATATCTCGAGATTGCAAGAATATCTCGAAAAAATGGTCAATTTCAAAGAGCCTTCAATGCCATCCTCAAAGCAATGGATTTAGATAAACCGCTAGCAACAATAGAGCACGCACAATGGTGGTGGCATCAAGGGCAACATCGTAAAGCTATTTctgaattgaatttttcgCTTAATAACAACATGTTTGATTTGGTTGATGAGCATGAAGAAAGACCTAAAAATCGTAAAGAAACTTTAGGAAATCCACTTAAAGGAAAAGTGTTCTTGAAACTTACAAAATGGCTCGGAAAAGCTGGCCAACTGGGATTGAAGGATTTGGAGACGTATTATCATAAAGCGGTAGAGATTTACTCAGAATGTGAGAATACGCATTATTATCTTGGCCATCATCGAGTTTTAATGTATGAAGAAGAACAAAAGCTCCCAGTTAATGAACAGAGCGAACGATTTTTAAGTGGTGAGTTAGTAACTCGCATAATTAACGAATTTGGTCGATCTTTGTACTATGGTACAAATCATATATATGAAAGTATGCCAAAATTGCTCACACTGTGGCTTGATTTTGGGGCCGAAGAACTTCGCTTATCTAAAGATGACGGCGAAAAGTACTTTCGTGAACACATTATCTCTTcgagaaaaaaatctttggaACTTATGAATTCGAATGTTTGTCGCCTTTCTATGAAAATTCCTCAATACTTTTTTCTGGTTGCATTATCCCAAATGATATCCAGAGTATGCCatccaaataataaagtttataaaattttggaacATATAATTGCAAACGTTGTAGCATCTTATCCTGGGGAGACGCTATGGCAATTAATGGCAACAATAAAATCGACTTCTCAAAAGCGCTCGCTTCGTggaaaaagcattttaaatgttttacaTTCTAGGAAGCTTTCTATGTCTTCCAAAGTTGATATAAAAGCACTCAGTCAATCTGCAATTCTCATTACTGAAAAGTTAATCAATTTGTGCAATACAAGGATTAACAGTAAATCTGTAAAAATGAGCTTAAAGGATCATTTTCGGCTTTCTTTTGATGATCCGGTAGATTTAGTCATTCCTGCtaaatcatttttagaCATTACTTTACCAGCTAAAGATGCTAACAGAGCTAGTCATTATCCATTTCCAAAAACTCAGCCTACTCTGTTGAAATTTGAGGATGAGGTGGATATAATGAACTCTCTTCAAAAACCAAGAAAAGTGTACGTTAGAGGTACGGATGGCAACTTATACCCATTCTTGTGCAAACCCAAAGATGATCTTCGTAAGGATGCTAGATTGATGGAATTTAATAATcttatttgtaaaatattgaGGAAAGATCAAGAAGCGAACAGAAGGAACTTGTGTATTAGAACTTATGTTGTTATTCctttaaatgaagaatgCGGATTTATCGAATGGGTAAATCATACTCGTCCATTTAgagaaattttgttaaaaagcTATAGACAGAAAAACATTCCCATATCATATCAAGAAATCAAAGTTGATTTAGACTTTGCACTGCGAAGTCCTAACCCTGGTGatatatttgaaaagaaaatcttaCCGAAATTTCCTCCAGTTTTTTATGAGTGGTTTGTTGAATCTTTCCCAGAACCAAATAATTGGGTTACTAGTAGACAAAACTATTGCCGAACTTTAGCAGTAATGTCAATAGTTGGCTACGTTTTGGGTTTGGGAGATCGCCATGGCGAAAACATATtgtttgatgaatttacAGGTGAAGCTATCCATGTCGATTTCAACTGTCTTTTTGATAAAGGTcttacttttgaaaaacctGAAAAGGTGCCGTTCAGATTAACTCATAATATGGTAGATGCAATGGGTCCGACAGGTTATGAAGGGGGTTTCAGGAAAGCTAGCGAAATAACGATGCGGCTTCTTCGCTCAAACCAAGATACATTGATGAGCGTACTAGAGTCTTTCCTACATGATCCTTTAGTCGAGTGGAATAGAAAGAAGTCGTCAAGCAAGTACCCGAATAATGAAGCAAATGAAGTTTTGGATATAATTcgcaaaaaatttcaaggCTTTATGCCAGGGGAGACGATACCTTTATCTATTGAAGGGCAAATTCAAGAATTGATCAAATCTGCTGTCAACCCAAAAAACCTGGTAGAAATGTACATTGGTTGGGCTGCTTATTTCTAG
- the swi1 gene encoding replication fork protection complex subunit Swi1, giving the protein MELDEVIQGIVSAIGGFDYSDDEKVYVLGDEALACLKDLKRYLQVVDEKYKVWQIRSLLSSLQLVTNDICPILSDWDKDITNYRNWRIALACVELLVPLTWPLETEHETFRENVDVLYNLRQAQSNYKNSILSYKKGSVLSAILAVLLKPLSTPAESRTLRDKGIIRIVLLLFRNILQIDELKTKNETIISFAKAHILDLIVTLVSNLDEFEHFDVYILEIVYNLIRGCKPSALFSDASLTNSQTELNSLLLKESTQNRYLKRNAHTRHNRFGTMLSVQTEDRRFTIASQNIKTDGLDELDSHKRFRKRGTRRKHFDDINKSFFINTEAGTALRNFAVEFLEAGFNPLFQSLLKDLEREDPRVLPIHKMQLLYVQSFFLEFMRFSSKPKKTEEIYSNDYSFGLAASVFDQRALIMHNRLMVESFEMKQWSTFQASMLSMTQLLFTLRSMTLCSSEIYQRIADNLLSNIFYQEEILLLVYSALKHFKTQSFGYLDAITELTIVLLKELEKFSSAKQYLYVKKRRRNQKSVDSNVLESDEDEESSLINANAAVEDRLFDFGRYESRYCDNGCIDSFVLFLQCYQDLDSKQIHRAISFFYRIFVKQKCHVYLYRLDFLRVLDKMFNDHVYFSTTNSARQDFEQFFVYYMRKLSDALKDVPALFIELPFPKLTDTFYYLEYGKSPLFSIHGSRKGPLYETVPGLSHLEKVAAVVACLINENKSDLLDELKVQLNCLISERKLITLADENKYINEGGNDGERMGKNLKGDTDSFNTALLKDGKFRLLLELCGFEESDNNIDVQALWKLPNSVIIDELVEHAMLLRRFTDDPPTFEGTKPEDLLVRKQRGNVRLPSSSEGETSDEEIEFEADDPITFANRREALNKITDRKRKKMKTNETIIDHTTRKKKENHLRSAKYIVDSDDDSETDIAFFQSEAALREKNAQKASALFKRIDDLEMEGKLQEIEQLSENSSSD; this is encoded by the exons ATGGAATTAGATGAGGTGATTCAAGGCATTGTTTCTGCCATTGGAGGATTTGACTATTCAGACGATGAAAAAGTGTACGTTCTTGGTGATGAAGCTTTGGCTTGCCTAAAGGATCTGAAGCGCTATCTTCAAGTAGTCGATGAAAAGTACAAAGTTTGGCAAATTCGATCTTTGCTCTCGAGCTTACAGTTGGTAACTAATGATATATGTCCAATACTCTCTGACTGGGATAAAGACATTACTAATTACAGAAACTGGCGTATCGCTTTAGCTTGTGTTGAGCTTCTTGTACCATTAACATGGCCTTTGGAGACTGAGCATGAAACATTCAGAGAAAATGTTGATGTTCTCTATAATCTGCGTCAAGCTCAatcaaattataaaaattcaattttatcttACAAGAAGGGGAGCGTTTTATCCGCCATTTTAGCTGTTTTACTAAAGCCCTTAAGTACTCCCGCAGAATCCAGAACACTTAGAGACAAGGGAATAATCAGGATAGTGCTGTTACTATTTCGAAACATTCTTCAAATCgatgaattaaaaacaaaaaatgaaacaattaTCTCGTTTGCGAAAGCTCATATATTAGATTTGATTGTCACACTGGTCTCGAATCTCGATGAATTTGAGCATTTTGATGTTTACATATTAGAAATAGTCTACAACTTGATCAGAGGTTGTAAGCCATCAGCCCTTTTCTCTGATGCCTCATTGACTAACTCTCAAACCGAACTTAATAGCTTACTCCTCAAAGAGTCGACCCAAAATCGCTATTTGAAACGAAATGCACATACGAGGCATAATAGATTTGGAACCATGCTTTCTGTTCAAACTGAAGACAGAAGATTTACTATTGCTAGccaaaatataaaaaccGACGGCCTTGATGAGCTTGACTCTCATAAGCGTTTTCGAAAACGAGGAACACGTCGAAAACATTTT GATGACATAAACAAATCGTTCTTTATCAATACCGAGGCAGGTACTGCATTAAGGAACTTTGCTGTCGAATTTTTGGAAGCTGGATTCAATCCATTATTTCAGTCTCTCTTAAAAGACTTGGAAAGAGAAGATCCTCGTGTGCTTCCAATTCATAAAATGCAATTATTATACGTTcagtcattttttttggaattcaTGAGATTTTCGTctaaaccaaaaaaaacagaagaaaTTTACTCTAATGATTATAGTTTTGGCTTAGCAGCCTCCGTTTTTGACCAACGAGCTTTGATTATGCACAACAGGTTAATGGTAGAATCCtttgaaatgaaacaatGGAGCACCTTCCAAGCATCCATGCTTTCGATGACTCAATTACTTTTCACTCTTCGAAGTATGACACTTTGTTCCTCAGAAATTTACCAAAGAATTGCCGATAATCTACTAAGCAATATCTTTTACCAAGAGgaaattcttttacttGTTTATAGCGCtttaaagcattttaaAACTCAGTCCTTTGGGTATTTAGATGCAATAACTGAGCTAACTATAGTGCTATTAAAGGAGCTTGAGAAATTTAGCAGTGCTAAACAATATCTCTATGtgaaaaagagaaggaGAAATCAGAAATCTGTTGATAGCAATGTCTTGGAATCggatgaagatgaagaaagcAGCTTGATTAATGCTAATGCAGCCGTTGAGGACCGTCTGTTTGATTTCGGCAGATATGAGTCTAGGTACTGTGATAATGGATGTATTGATAGTTTCGTGCTGTTCCTTCAATGTTACCAAGATCTGgattcaaaacaaattcataGGgctatttcctttttttaccGCATTTTCGTGAAGCAAAAATGCCATGTTTATTTGTATCGTCTCGATTTCCTACGTGTTCTGGACAAAATGTTTAATGACCATGTCTATTTTTCTACTACAAATTCAGCAAGACAGGattttgaacaattttttgtatattataTGCGAAAGCTTTCAGATGCATTAAAAGATGTACCAGCACTTTTTATTGAGTTGCCTTTCCCAAAATTAACCGACACATTTTATTATCTGGAATATGGAAAAAGTCCACTTTTCTCTATTCATGGTTCGAGAAAAGGCCCGTTATACGAGACGGTGCCTGGCTTATCACATTTGGAAAAGGTGGCTGCCGTTGTTGCATGCCttataaatgaaaacaaaagtgaTTTATTAGATGAATTGAAAGTTCAACTTAATTGCCTCATTTCAGAAAGAAAGCTAATAACGCTAGCTGACGAGaacaaatatataaatgAAGGTGGAAATGATGGTGAAAGAATGGGGAAGAATTTGAAAGGAGACACAGATTCATTTAATACGGCCCTTTTGAAAGACGGAAAATTTCGTCTATTATTAGAATTATGTGGATTCGAAGAATCAGATAACAATATAGACGTTCAAGCACTATGGAAATTACCAAATTCTGTTATAATTGATGAACTTGTTGAGCATGCCATGTTGTTGAGAAGGTTTACTGATGATCCGCCGACGTTTGAAGGCACCAAGCCCGAAGATTTATTAGTGAGGAAGCAAAGAGGAAATGTTCGTTTACCATCAAGTAGTGAGGGTGAAACATCTGacgaagaaattgaatttgaagCAGATGATCCTATAACTTTCGCCAATCGTCGAGAAGCGTTAAATAAGATTACTGACAGAAAACgtaaaaagatgaaaactAACGAAACTATTATTGACCATACAACtcgaaagaaaaaggaaaaccATTTACGATCTGCAAAATATATTGTTGATTCGGATGATGACTCAGAAACAGATatagctttttttcaatcagAAGCTGCTTTACGAGAGAAAAATGCACAAAAAGCCAGTGCCCTATTTAAGCGAATCGACGATTTAGAAATGGAAGGAAAATTAcaagaaattgaacaaCTCAGCGAGAATTCTTCATCggattaa